A genome region from Thalassococcus arenae includes the following:
- the panC gene encoding pantoate--beta-alanine ligase, producing MTPPIVRTKAELQARVDDWKRAGAVVGVVPTMGALHEGHLSLVAAAKAQCDRVIVTIFVNPRQFNSPEDLANYPRTEKEDARKLERFAVDAVYVPGGEEIYPDGFCTTVSVAGLTDVLCGAHRPGHFDGVATVVTKLFTQTMADRAYFGEKDFQQLQVVTRLARDLDLGVTVVGCPTIRDIDGVALSSRNLLLSDKARGRAPALIEALEAVAAGLRGGQTLGELRPAAEARLAAAGFTDIDYLDLRAVDDLSALETPERPARLLAAAWLAGVRLIDNIAV from the coding sequence ATGACGCCGCCGATTGTCCGCACCAAGGCAGAGCTGCAAGCGCGGGTCGATGACTGGAAGCGCGCGGGCGCGGTGGTCGGCGTGGTGCCGACCATGGGCGCGCTGCACGAGGGGCATCTGAGCCTGGTCGCCGCGGCGAAGGCGCAATGCGACCGGGTGATCGTGACGATCTTCGTCAATCCGCGGCAGTTCAACAGCCCCGAGGACCTGGCCAACTACCCCCGCACCGAGAAGGAGGACGCGCGCAAGCTGGAACGCTTTGCGGTGGACGCGGTCTATGTGCCCGGCGGCGAGGAGATCTATCCCGACGGGTTCTGCACGACGGTCTCGGTGGCGGGGTTGACCGATGTGCTGTGCGGCGCGCACCGGCCGGGGCATTTCGACGGCGTGGCGACGGTGGTGACCAAGCTGTTCACCCAGACGATGGCGGACCGGGCGTATTTCGGCGAGAAGGATTTCCAGCAGTTGCAGGTGGTGACACGGCTGGCGCGCGACCTGGACCTGGGGGTGACGGTGGTGGGCTGCCCGACGATCCGCGACATCGACGGGGTGGCGTTGTCGTCGCGCAACCTGCTGTTGTCGGACAAGGCGCGCGGCCGGGCGCCGGCGCTGATCGAGGCGCTGGAGGCGGTCGCGGCGGGGCTGCGCGGCGGGCAGACGCTAGGAGAACTGCGCCCGGCGGCGGAGGCGCGGCTGGCGGCGGCGGGGTTCACCGATATCGACTATCTCGACCTGCGGGCGGTGGACGACCTGAGCGCGCTGGAGACCCCCGAGCGCCCGGCGCGGCTGCTGGCGGCGGCCTGGCTGGCCGGTGTGCGGCTGATCGACAACATCGCGGTGTGA